In Plasmodium falciparum 3D7 genome assembly, chromosome: 8, the following proteins share a genomic window:
- a CDS encoding RNA-binding protein, putative gives MLFTKIYLLFVFVLYLVSAFIKRQWVPNNYIYFKTDTYYKRRKKKMLEFRVKNHKDNDIDPYIPYIYKDIAPVLKEYADDEYSYKQLVNAYFPETIEREKKIKTEGKKYFTNLKKIEEQKKLLEDSKEKSDDASEKIDGAIKKSDKSINKSDKDNKKLNSIEDVEKAMHEKLIKNDVSNFEHISDIKDHKKKNKILDDTYDIIEDSLKDIYMNSNVNKEEDTNNINYIELAKKEKNMLYDKLINNHSIVSDSNTFDLFGVFYDNKNYKDEKKLVAEMDKIINLEPFKSNNDSNLLEIIDTILKKNKIPIHVRNFLIKYRDIAKKISDANEKKNKTQSTSEGNDYTDNDINIFNTNDKEKDEKYKEFLKDLNKVIMSIHNNLNNEKLLKREYNFLDELYEDYKHHLKKMHIKRNRLEPQRNNYDFLTFLHEHYEKYYFLKYGQFDYNFNEKINEIKKKIEKDDQKKKQELDVQPITHKDTINENKNDDNDDNNIHNNKIHSDNKNNVNNDNINDEVSIHTFEPKMSSAHINNNIKNNKNESVNQIKESKKLKKHILIDMIRNYEKQMYDIYKPDNSITNAYGFNNYIDNEKYDKEINLTLNKFSILNYDSKEEPKVYEKLYVGKLIFGEIFKIENDFAYVDINYSCYAEIHVDQLPYNISNIREVFKKKDKLIFEIYKMYPGKILLTLKNIQKINDLNKILLYKTQGTPFDVKVIAILKNGVTVIYNDITSFIHISALSCKYKIKTEQEELEEKINEDLLLNKKIKVFCTDINKLNFSNLIYEQNEQLKNLNVYDVLEVDIIHISKYGLMVKYFDVVGLIHVSEISKKKVDNLNDYFKINDKLKGVIVNIDYDNKRFSMSTKILERDGKNIIDHASKIYSDIPNIISDIKKRNTNLKMHDTNIKNQLLSLIDIYKSDKEKKKDVPTNDDNKNATVQMDVNMKEGLSQIKEHKELTTHGDNKENIKDMNSKEDKTSSSNNNNNNNNNKNDYDEDPEGSSVITKKDIKKDSPTIENNMDLKKIKPNDEHMCNKNELDIYEDEDEDEEDITDDEENSKLSIDIHNQMIPYLLMKQQQNKKEDQVEEKGEIVWNLEDDDFLNSNSPTQSSQFTEYQWSYLNDKKWINFSYYINRIMNYYFHIHDDYFTYKEKNVTYEINFSKNIRLDIGTGLYNRIRKIKK, from the exons ATGTTATTTACGAAGATTTATTTGTTGTTTGTATTCGTCCTGTACCTTGTTTCTGCTTTTATAAAACGTCAATGGGTTCCTAATAATTac aTATACTTTAAGACAGATACGTATTATAAAAggagaaaaaagaagatgCTAGAATTTCGTGTTAAAAACCATAAGGATAATGATATTGATCCTTACAtaccatatatttataaggaCATAGCACCTGTCCTAAAGGAATATGCCGATGAT gAATATTCATACAAACAACTAGTGAATGCATACTTTCCAGAAACAATAGAACGGGAAAAGAAAATCAAAACTGAAggcaaaaaatattttacaaatttgaaaaaaatcgaagagcaaaaaaaattattagaggattcaaaagaaaaatcTGATGATGCAAGTGAAAAAATAGATGGTGCCATTAAAAAGTCAGATAAATCAATTAACAAATCAGATAAGgacaataaaaaattaaattccATTGAAGATGTTGAAAAGGCCATGCATGAAAAATTGATAAAAAACGACGTAAGCAATTTTGAGCATATCAGTGATATTAAAGaccataaaaagaaaaacaaaatattagaTGATACATATGACATTATTGAAGATTCATTAaaagatatttatatgaattcaaatgtaaataaagaagaagatactaataatataaattacatCGAGTTAgccaaaaaggaaaaaaatatgttatatgacaaattaattaataatcaTTCTATAGTAAGTGATAGCAATACATTTGATTTATTTGGAGTATTTTATgacaataaaaattataaagatgaaaaaaaattggtTGCGGAAAtggataaaataattaatttagaACCTTTCAAAagtaataatgatagtaatTTATTAGAAATTATTGAtactattttaaaaaaaaataagattcCTATACATGTTCGTAATTTTTTGATCAAGTATAGAGATATTGCAAAAAAAATTTCTGAtgcaaatgaaaaaaaaaataaaacacaatCAACATCTGAAGGAAATGATTATACAGATAAcgatataaacatttttaatacaaacgataaagaaaaagatgaaaaatataaagaatttcTAAAGGATTTAAATAAAGTTATTATGagtatacataataatttaaataatgagaaattattaaaaagagaatataattttctaGATGAATTATATGAAGACTATAAACACCATCTTAAAAAAATGCACATTAAGAGAAATAGATTAGAACCACaaagaaataattatgatttttTAACATTCTTACATGAacattatgaaaaatattattttttaaaatatggacaatttgattataattttaatgaaaaaataaatgaaataaaaaagaaaattgaaAAGGAtgaccaaaaaaaaaaacaagaattAGATGTACAGCCAATAACACATAAAGAtacaataaatgaaaataaaaatgatgataacgatgataataatattcataataataaaattcacagtgataataaaaacaatgtAAATAacgataatataaatgatgaagtGTCTATTCATACATTTGAACCAAAAATGAGTTCCgctcatattaataataatataaaaaataataaaaatgagagTGTCAATCAAATAAAGGAATCTAAGAAATTAAAGAAACATATACTAATAGATATGATACGTAATTATGAAAAACAAatgtatgatatatataaacctGATAATTCAATAACAAATGCCTATggttttaataattatattgataatgaaaaatatgacaaagaaattaatttaactcttaataaatttagtatattaaattatgataGTAAAGAAGAACCAAAggtatatgaaaaattatatgttggtaaattaatttttggtgaaatttttaaaatagaaaatgatTTTGCATATGTAGATATTAATTATTCTTGTTATGCAGAAATACATGTAGATCAATTAccatataatattagtaaCATTAGAGaagtttttaaaaagaaagataaattaattttcgagatatataaaatgtatccaggaaaaatattattaactttaaaaaatatacagaaAATTAATGacttaaataaaatattattatataaaacacaaGGAACACCTTTTGATGTAAAAGTAATcgcaatattaaaaaatggtgtaactgttatatataatgatattacatcatttatacatatatctgCATTatcatgtaaatataaaataaaaacagaaCAAGAAGaattagaagaaaaaattaatgaagatcttttattaaataaaaaaataaaagttttCTGTactgatataaataaattaaatttctctaatttaatatatgaacaaaatgaacaGCTTAAAAATCTGAATGTATATGATGTACTTGAAGTagatattatacatatttcaaAATATGGTTTAATGGTAAAATATTTCGATGTTGTAGGTTTAATACATGTATCGGAaatatctaaaaaaaaagttgataatttaaatgattattttaaaattaatgacAAATTAAAAGGAGTCATTGTAAATAtagattatgataataagagATTTTCTATGTCCACCAAAATATTAGAAAGAGATgggaaaaatattatagatCATGcctcaaaaatatatagtgaTATTCCGAATATTATAAGTGACATCAAAAAGAGAAACACAAACTTGAAAATGCATgatacaaatattaaaaatcaaTTGTTATCtttaatagatatatataaaagtgataaagaaaaaaagaaagatgtGCCAACTAATGACGATAACAAAAACGCGACTGTACAAATGGATGTAAATATGAAAGAAGGGCTTTCTCAAATTAAGGAACATAAAGAATTGACAACTCATGGTGATAATAAGGAGAATATTAAAGATATGAACAGTAAGGAAGATAAAAcaagtagtagtaataataataataataataataataataaaaatgattatgaTGAAGATCCTGAAGGAAGTAGTGTAATTACTAAgaaggatataaaaaaagactCACCAACAATAGAGAACAATatggatttaaaaaaaattaaaccaAATGATGAACATATgtgtaataaaaatgaattagaTATTTATGAAGATGAAGACGAAGATGAGGAAGACATTacagatgatgaagaaaattcAAAACTATCCATAGACATTCATAATCAGATGATTCCTTATTTATTAATGAAACAACAACAAAATAAGAAGGAAGATCAAGTAGAAGAAAAAGG aGAAATTGTTTGGAACCTAGAGGATGatgattttttaaattctaaTTCTCCCACTCAAAGTTCtcaat ttACGGAATATCAGTGGTCTTATTTGAATGATAAAAAGTGGATAAACTTtagttattatataaatagaataatgaattattatttccaCATACATGATGACTATTTCACATATAAAGAGAAAAA tGTAACATATGAGATAAATTTTTCCAAAAATATAAGGCTTGACATTGGCACCGGATTATACAATAGAATacgaaaaattaaaaaataa